From a region of the Helianthus annuus cultivar XRQ/B chromosome 5, HanXRQr2.0-SUNRISE, whole genome shotgun sequence genome:
- the LOC110943332 gene encoding uncharacterized protein LOC110943332: protein MSSSSSSSDGVLDDMVITMAQEAINYLQEEAESSASRTRQPPIERNWLAAHEHLVQDYFCETPVYDDVQFKRRFRLSRRLFVKISNDLAGESLFFTQRVSASRKVCFSGLQKCTAAIRQLAYGTSSDVWDEYLRMSSRMCRECLENFCEGVISLYGRRYLRMPTAADVPVLYEAHQRLHGFPGMLGSLDCMHWEWAACPTAWKGQHHRGVHDGPTLILQVVASQDLWIWHAYFGMAGTNNDITVLMTTNLFDDVIDGVAPDTSFYANDV, encoded by the exons ATGTCTTCTTCGAGCTCGTCATCCGACGGTGTTCTTGATGATATGGTTATCACCATGGCGCAAGAGGCGATTAATTATTTGCAAGAAGAAGCTGAATCCTCTGCATCGCGTACCAGACAACCGCCTATTGAACGGAATTGGTTAGCTGCTCATGAACATCTAGTGCAAGATTATTTTTGTGAAACTCCCGTGTACGATGATGTTCAGTTTAAGCGTAGGTTTCGTTTGAGCCGACGACTATTCGTTAAAATTTCCAATGATCTTGCGGGCGAATCCCTTTTTTTCACGCAAAGGGTAAGTGCAAGTCGCAAAGTTTGTTTCTCTGGACTACAAAAGTGTACAGCAGCAATTAGGCAACTAGCCTACGGCACATCGAGTGATGTGTGGGATGAGTATTTAAGGATGTCGTCAAGAATGTGTCGTGAGTGTCTTGAAAATTTTTGTGAAG GTGTAATCTCTCTGTACGGGAGACGATATTTGAGGATGCCAACCGCAGCCGACGTTCCAGTTCTATACGAGGCCCATCAGCGCTTACATGGGTTTCCTGGAATGTTGGGAAGTCTTGATTGCATGCACTGGGAATGGGCGGCATGCCCAACCGCTTGGAAAGGGCAACATCATCGTGGTGTCCACGATGGTCCTACCCTAATATTACAAGTGGTCGCTTCTcaagatttatggatttggcatgcgTACTTTGGCATGGCTGGTACTAACAATGACATTACAGTTTTAATGACCACGAATCTATTCGACGATGTTATAGATGGTGTTGCACCAGATACTTCATTCTATGCAAACGACGTGTAG